A stretch of DNA from Arthrobacter jiangjiafuii:
ACGTCCAGGTGGTCCTCCCGGGTGCGGCCCTTCCCGGCGCCGCTGCGCATCAGCCGTGACAGGGAGGAGAGCACGTCCACCGGCGGATAGATGCCGCGGGCGTCGACGTCGGGATCCAGGACCACCTGTCCCTCGGTGATGTATCCGGTCAGGTCCGGCACGGGATGGGTGATGTCCCCGGCGGGCATGGTCAGCACCGGCACGATCGTCACGGATCCTTCGCGGCCGCGCACCCGGCCGCAGCGCTCGTACAGTTCGGCCAGATCGCTGTAGAGGTAGCCGGGGTAACCGCGGCGGGCAGGTATCTCCCGCCGCGCGGCCGATACTTCGCGCACGGCCTCGGCGTAGGTGGTCATGTCCGACATGACCACCAGCACGTCCGAGCCTGAGTCGTAGGCAAGGGACTCCGCGACGGTCAGGGCAATCCGCGGGGTCAGGATGCGTTCGATCACCGGATCCCCGGCGGCATTGAGCAGCAGCACCAGTTCACCGGCGGCGGAGCGCTCCTCCAGCTGGTCCCGGACAAAGGCAATATCCGCGTGGGTCATGCCCATGGCGGCGAAGACCACCCGGAAGGACCGTCCCGAGGTGGTGGTGGCCTGCGCGGCGATCTGCGTGGCCAGGGTCAGGTGCGGCAGGCCAGGGACGGAGAAGATGGGCAGCTTCTGTCCGCGGACCAGGGTGGTCAGGGCGTCGACGGCGGAGACTCCGGTGATGACCGGATCCTGCGGCGGTTCGCGGTACACGGGATTCAGCGGCCAGCCGCCCACCGGTGCCGCAGTCTCGGCGCTGACGGGAGGGCCGCCGTCGAGCGGTTCGCCGCGGCCGTTGCAGACCCGCCCGAGCCAGCCCGTACCCGTGGGCACCGCCAGTGGCCGGCCTTGGAACCGGACCTCGATGCCGCCCAGCGACAACCCCTCGGTGCCTTCCAGGACCTGCAGGGTGACTTCGTCACC
This window harbors:
- a CDS encoding V-type ATP synthase subunit B, with product MSSNDGTTPVGHSGVRELRGPLLVLGEADGVGWDEFATVGIAGQPDRHGLVLEVDGDEVTLQVLEGTEGLSLGGIEVRFQGRPLAVPTGTGWLGRVCNGRGEPLDGGPPVSAETAAPVGGWPLNPVYREPPQDPVITGVSAVDALTTLVRGQKLPIFSVPGLPHLTLATQIAAQATTTSGRSFRVVFAAMGMTHADIAFVRDQLEERSAAGELVLLLNAAGDPVIERILTPRIALTVAESLAYDSGSDVLVVMSDMTTYAEAVREVSAARREIPARRGYPGYLYSDLAELYERCGRVRGREGSVTIVPVLTMPAGDITHPVPDLTGYITEGQVVLDPDVDARGIYPPVDVLSSLSRLMRSGAGKGRTREDHLDVAAQILSGMARARSAAELAELVGTAALSETDNAYIEFRTVVERDLLNQGRDELRTFDETMDRAWQALALLPRRELTMLSEEFLDKYLPGPIGGARL